The Listeria sp. PSOL-1 genome includes a region encoding these proteins:
- a CDS encoding aldo/keto reductase family oxidoreductase, whose product MKQINLGGKIKAPAIALGCMRMANLSTNEAEKIVMTALEQGINFFDHADIYGAGKSEEIFANVVSQKAHLREKMILQSKCGIRKGLFDFSKKHIIASVDGTLKRLKTDYLDILLLHRPDTLMEPEEVAAAFDELEKAGKVRHFGVSNQNPMQIELLKTAVNQELLINQLQFGLKHTGMIDAGFNVNMTNEAGINRDNGILEYSRIQQMTIQAWSPFQYGYFEGVFLDNEKFPEVNKKLKQVAEKYHVTNAAIAIAWILHHPAQMQAIVGTMTPERLQKISKASEVTLTREEWYDIYLSAGNKLP is encoded by the coding sequence ATGAAACAAATTAATTTAGGTGGAAAGATAAAAGCTCCGGCAATTGCACTTGGTTGTATGCGTATGGCCAACCTTTCAACAAATGAAGCTGAGAAAATAGTGATGACTGCGCTTGAACAAGGAATTAATTTTTTTGATCATGCCGATATTTATGGAGCTGGAAAATCGGAAGAAATTTTTGCAAATGTTGTTTCGCAAAAAGCGCATTTAAGAGAAAAAATGATTCTACAATCAAAATGTGGGATCAGAAAAGGTCTTTTTGATTTTTCAAAGAAACATATTATTGCTTCGGTAGATGGTACTTTAAAACGCTTAAAAACGGACTACTTGGATATTTTATTGTTGCATCGCCCAGACACATTGATGGAGCCTGAAGAAGTTGCAGCAGCATTTGATGAGTTAGAAAAGGCGGGGAAAGTCCGTCATTTTGGTGTAAGTAATCAAAATCCAATGCAAATTGAATTGCTGAAAACGGCGGTAAATCAAGAATTACTCATTAATCAGCTTCAATTTGGTCTTAAGCATACAGGAATGATTGATGCAGGTTTTAATGTAAATATGACCAATGAAGCGGGCATTAACCGTGACAATGGGATCTTAGAATATAGTAGGATTCAGCAGATGACGATTCAAGCTTGGTCTCCATTTCAATATGGTTATTTTGAAGGCGTTTTTCTAGATAATGAAAAATTTCCAGAAGTTAATAAAAAATTAAAGCAAGTGGCTGAAAAATATCATGTAACTAACGCTGCAATTGCAATTGCTTGGATCTTGCATCATCCTGCACAAATGCAAGCAATTGTTGGGACAATGACGCCTGAACGATTACAAAAAATTAGTAAGGCTAGCGAAGTCACCTTGACGCGTGAGGAATGGTATGACATTTATTTGTCTGCTGGGAATAAATTGCCGTAA
- a CDS encoding SLC13 family permease encodes MILTNDVALLSLIPIFIMIVKKVKDFPEIIWSVVLLIIAANLGSVLLPFGNPQNLFLFAYYHLSIVTFLRWLLPLSFISLVLLFVLTLKIPLKELTLANISETQTINKKAVIVPVFLFIAMVLTVLKLIPYFIVVPLLCIVLLFFDRTAFRKIDYRLLLTFVFFFLIVGNLMSISLMKHFLPQLLTRPLSSLIGSAIVSQLISNVPAAILIAPFSAHAHAVLLGVNIGGIGTLIASVANLIGFRIFSLYFPNLKAAFWKTFSWINGFLLAILLLVFSLLV; translated from the coding sequence ATGATTTTAACGAATGATGTCGCGCTTTTAAGCTTAATCCCGATTTTTATTATGATTGTAAAAAAGGTAAAAGATTTTCCTGAAATTATTTGGAGTGTTGTTTTACTTATTATAGCGGCTAATTTGGGAAGTGTATTATTGCCATTTGGAAATCCGCAAAATCTTTTTTTATTTGCTTACTACCATTTAAGCATTGTCACATTCTTACGCTGGTTATTACCATTATCGTTTATTTCGCTCGTGCTTTTATTCGTGTTAACGTTGAAAATCCCGTTAAAAGAACTCACACTAGCAAATATTTCGGAAACTCAAACCATAAATAAGAAAGCTGTGATTGTTCCTGTTTTCCTATTTATAGCTATGGTTTTGACAGTATTAAAGCTTATACCATATTTTATCGTTGTTCCGCTATTATGTATTGTACTGCTGTTTTTTGATCGTACTGCATTTAGGAAAATCGATTATCGGCTACTTCTTACGTTTGTGTTTTTCTTTTTAATTGTTGGAAATTTAATGTCTATTTCTTTGATGAAGCATTTTCTTCCGCAGCTTTTGACGCGCCCACTATCTAGTTTAATTGGCTCAGCTATAGTAAGTCAGCTGATTAGTAATGTTCCTGCTGCAATTTTAATTGCGCCATTTTCTGCCCATGCGCATGCTGTTTTGTTAGGTGTAAACATTGGCGGAATAGGAACACTCATTGCTTCAGTAGCCAATTTAATTGGATTTCGTATTTTTTCTCTTTATTTTCCGAATTTAAAAGCTGCTTTTTGGAAAACTTTTAGTTGGATTAATGGTTTTCTGCTAGCCATTTTACTTCTAGTATTTAGCTTGCTTGTCTGA
- a CDS encoding FAD:protein FMN transferase, which produces MKKKGFTIIIFSCLTLLLASCASSGNSSGKKDTRNLITTPYAKTEFLMGTVVTLKIYDNGKEAVLDKGFKRVRELADKIDVNDEEKRSSQVDKINAASGKQPVKVDNDIYYLIKEGIKYSQATGGSKDISIGPITSLWHIGFPDARKPAQSEINQRLPLIGYKNIELNDQNKTVYLKKAGMQLDLGGIAKGFIADQVEQVFKANGVTTSIIDLGGNVIVQGESPKGGDWNVGIQDPFSPRGTILGKLPEQNKSIVTSGIYERFLEVDGKKYHHLFNPKTGYPFDNDIAGVSIISDQSITGDGLSSAAFSEGIESGLKFIKKQKGVEAIFVSKNKKVYITPGLKGRFELTSKDFKMGN; this is translated from the coding sequence ATGAAGAAAAAAGGCTTTACAATCATTATTTTTAGTTGTTTAACACTACTTCTTGCTAGCTGTGCATCAAGCGGTAACTCTTCAGGAAAAAAGGATACACGGAATCTGATCACAACACCTTATGCCAAAACAGAATTTTTAATGGGGACGGTTGTAACGTTAAAAATTTATGATAACGGAAAAGAAGCTGTTTTAGATAAAGGGTTTAAGCGAGTTCGAGAATTAGCTGATAAAATTGATGTCAATGACGAAGAAAAAAGGAGCTCACAAGTTGATAAGATCAATGCAGCAAGTGGGAAACAACCAGTTAAAGTAGATAACGATATTTATTATTTAATTAAAGAAGGGATAAAGTATAGTCAGGCAACAGGTGGTTCTAAAGATATTTCAATTGGTCCCATTACTTCACTTTGGCATATTGGTTTTCCAGATGCTAGAAAACCAGCACAAAGTGAAATTAATCAGCGGTTACCACTAATCGGGTATAAAAACATCGAATTAAACGATCAAAATAAAACAGTCTATCTAAAAAAAGCAGGAATGCAGTTAGATTTAGGCGGCATTGCCAAAGGTTTCATTGCCGATCAAGTTGAACAAGTATTTAAAGCAAATGGCGTTACCACTTCAATTATTGATTTAGGAGGAAATGTAATTGTTCAAGGTGAAAGTCCAAAAGGTGGGGATTGGAATGTCGGCATTCAAGATCCTTTTTCGCCAAGAGGAACAATCCTTGGCAAATTACCTGAACAAAATAAATCAATTGTGACTTCCGGTATTTATGAGCGCTTTTTAGAAGTAGATGGGAAAAAATATCATCATTTATTTAATCCAAAAACAGGTTATCCATTTGATAATGATATTGCAGGTGTATCTATCATTAGTGATCAATCAATTACCGGTGATGGTCTTAGTTCCGCAGCCTTTTCTGAAGGAATTGAAAGTGGACTTAAGTTTATTAAGAAGCAAAAAGGTGTGGAAGCCATTTTTGTAAGCAAAAATAAAAAAGTTTATATCACACCGGGGTTAAAGGGAAGGTTTGAGCTAACAAGTAAAGACTTTAAAATGGGGAATTAA